A portion of the Gadus macrocephalus chromosome 10, ASM3116895v1 genome contains these proteins:
- the LOC132466204 gene encoding gastrotropin-like yields the protein MAFTGKYILENQENYEQFLEAIGLLSAKTDHKVVTEVVQDGDHFTWTQSIPNWTWSNEFTIGQECELQTMTGAKFTANVTMEGGKIKIQFPQYLFTAEIVEDKLEMNCTTPGDTGLVFKRVNTRT from the exons ATGGCCTTCACAGGGAAATACATTCTGGAGAACCAGGAGAACTACGAGCAGTTCCTGGAAGCCATTG GCCTCCTCAGTGCTAAGACGGACCACAAGGTAGTGACAGAGGTGGTCCAGGATGGCGACCACTTCACCTGGACCCAGTCGATCCCCAACTGGACCTGGTCCAACGAGTTCACCATCGGACAGGAGTGTGAACTACAGACAATGACGGGGGCCAAATTCACG GCTAATGTGACCATGGAGGGTGGGAAGATCAAAATACAATTCCCCCAGTACTTGTTTACAGCAGAGATCGTTGAAGACAAGCTTGAAATG AACTGCACCACTCCTGGAGACACGGGCCTGGTGTTCAAACGAGTCAACACCAGGACATGA
- the LOC132465992 gene encoding probable serine/threonine-protein kinase clkA, producing the protein MYPTQLPPPITPLADLLALSVSSVPGGACDGTLVYSDRTLVHSDGTLVYSDRTLVYSSGNRVYSDRTLVYSSGNRVHSDRTLVYSSGNRVYSDGTLVYSNGTLVYSSGNRVHSDGTLVYSDRTLVYSSGNRVYSDRTLVYSSGNRVYSDRTLVYSSGNRVYSDRTLVYSSGNRVYSDRTLVYSSGNRVYSDGTLVYSNELLPSERSNCGFSSSCQFLPSPHSQNDEDCGSNSRNGCVDGIKRGNRHEHHCGPYNNRSSYYHGNGSSNYHDNGSSNYHDNGSSNYHDNGSSNYHDNNSSNYHDNGSSNYHDNGSSNNHDNGSSNYYDNSSYYHDNGFSYYHDYESSSYNDNKCSNYHDNGSSNYHDNGSSNYYDNGCSNYYDNRSSNYYDNGSSNYHDNGCCNYHDNGSSNYHDNGSSNYHDNGSSNYHDNGSSNYHDNGSSNYHDNRGSNYHDNGSSNYYDNGCSNYYENGSSNYRTAELW; encoded by the exons ATGTACCCCACGCAGCTCCCGCCCCCCATCACGCCCCTGGCCGACCTCCTCGCCCTCTCCGTCAGCAGCGTGCCGGGCGGCGCCTg TGACGGTACCCTGGTCTACAGCGACCGTACCCTGGTCCACAGTGACGGTACCCTGGTCTACAGCGACCGTACCCTGGTCTACAGTAGTGGTAACCGGGTCTACAGCGACCGTACCCTGGTCTACAGTAGTGGTAACCGGGTCCACAGCGACCGTACCCTGGTCTACAGTAGTGGTAACCGGGTCTACAGTGACGGTACTCTGGTCTACAGCAACGGTACCCTGGTCTACAGTAGTGGTAACCGGGTCCACAGCGACGGTACCCTGGTCTACAGCGACCGTACCCTGGTCTACAGTAGTGGTAACCGGGTCTACAGCGACCGTACCCTGGTCTACAGTAGTGGTAACCGGGTCTACAGCGACCGTACCCTGGTCTACAGTAGTGGTAACCGGGTCTACAGCGACCGTACCCTGGTCTACAGTAGTGGTAACCGGGTCTACAGCGACCGTACCCTGGTCTACAGTAGTGGTAACCGGGTCTACAGTGACGGTACTCTGGTCTACAGCAACG AGCTTCTACCATCTGAGAGGTCAAACTGTGGTTTTAGTAGCAGCTGCCAATTTCTACCTTCCCCTCATTCCCAAAATGATGAGGACTGTGGCTCTAATTCTAGGAATGGTTGCGTTGATGGAATCAAGCGAG GAAATAGACACGAACACCACTGTGGCCCTTACAACAACAGGAGCTCCTACTACCATGGCAACGGGAGttccaactaccatgacaacgggagctccaactaccatgacaacgggagctccaactaccatgacaatgggagctccaactaccatgacaacaacagctccaactaccatgacaacgggagctccaactaccatgacaacggGAGCTCCAACAACCATGACAACGGGAGCTCAAACTACTATGACAACAGCTCCTACTACCATGACAACGGGTTCTCCTACTATCATGACTACGAGAGCTCAAGCTACAATGACAACAAGTgctccaactaccatgacaacgggagctccaactaccatgacaacggGAGCTCCAACTACTATGACAACGGTTGCTCCAACTACTATGACAACAGGAGCTCAAACTACTATGACAACGGGAGCTCAAACTACCATGACAACGGATGCTgcaactaccatgacaacgggagctccaactaccatgacaacgggagctccaactaccatgacaacgggagctccaactaccatgacaacgggagctccaactaccatgacaacgggagctccaactaccatgacaacaggggctccaactaccatgacaacggGAGCTCCAACTACTATGACAACGGTTGCTCCAACTACTATGAAAACGGGAGCTCAAACTACCGTACTGCTGAACTCTGGTAG